Proteins from a genomic interval of Perognathus longimembris pacificus isolate PPM17 chromosome 14, ASM2315922v1, whole genome shotgun sequence:
- the LOC125363449 gene encoding LOW QUALITY PROTEIN: apoptosis regulatory protein Siva-like (The sequence of the model RefSeq protein was modified relative to this genomic sequence to represent the inferred CDS: deleted 2 bases in 2 codons) has translation MPKRGCPFADAAPLQLKVRVGPRELSRGVCGERYAREVFERTKQLLFRGAQACRGHTWGEGCAIVHLPESPQPGPTGTPRATRGQMLIGPDGRLIRSCAQASDADASGTAPVACSSCVRAVDGKAACSQCEQAVCRQCVRTCWGCGAVACALCGLAE, from the exons ATGCCCAAGCGGGGCTGCCCGTTCGCC GACGCCGCCCCGCTGCAGCTCAAGGTCCGCGTGGGCCCGAGGGAGCTGAGCCGCGGCGTGTGCGGCGAGCGCTACGCGCGAGAGGTCTTCG AGAGGACCAAGCAGCTCCTTTTCCGC GGGGCCCAGGCCTGCAGGGGTCACACGTGGGGCGAAGGCTGTGCCATCGTCCACCTGCCAGAGTCTCCGCAGCCCGGCCCCACGGGGACCCCGCGGGCTACCAGAGGGCAGATGCTGATTGGACCCGATGGCCGACTGATCCGGAGCTGCGCCCAGGCTTCCGATGCTG ACGCGTCCGGGACGGCGCCCGTGGCCTGCTCCTCGTGCGTGCGAGCCGTGGACGGGAAGGCCGCGTGCAGCCAGTGCGAGCAGGCGGTGTGCCGGCAGTGCGTGCGCACCTGCTGGGGCTGTGGCGCCGTGGCCTGCGCCCTGTGTGGCCTCGCAGAGTAA